From a region of the Geothrix sp. 21YS21S-2 genome:
- a CDS encoding OmpA family protein, which produces MNLWKTVPFATAVLIMQAQTPVILSTPAQRPGAETPSTAQPLYRISIVQGSAKAINYSKLKGSTEVELKGTALAPMAEGEAKVKHEDGGLQVTLKVKNLPTASGFGGEYLTYVLWGISPEGRPTNLGELVVKKGKAKVKATEPMQSFGLIVTAEPYFAVTRPSDAVIMENVMGKETKGQVEVIDAKYELLKRGQYALNLQNAEPVQMDGKTPFEVYQARNAVKIAKGAGANAFAPEAYLKAESYLKLAETDEGGRKGRVLNAREAVQRAEDARAIAATRQDEERIAMDKSLAQGRLDEANRATQVANANAATAALDAASAAAQAKDASNRQAEAMASENEGLRTRLMDQLSAVLKTRSTARGLIVNMSGMLFHTGKSTLVPEAREKLAKVAGILSTHKGLRIEVDGFTDSTGGEAFNQKLSEARAQTTREYLVSQGVAPDAITSKGYGEADPIAPNTTDTGRKENRRVELVVTGAGMAEAKS; this is translated from the coding sequence ATGAATCTCTGGAAGACAGTCCCCTTCGCCACGGCGGTCCTGATCATGCAGGCCCAGACCCCCGTGATCCTCTCCACCCCGGCCCAGCGGCCCGGGGCCGAAACGCCCTCCACCGCCCAGCCCCTCTACCGCATCTCCATCGTCCAGGGCTCGGCCAAGGCCATCAACTACAGCAAACTCAAGGGCTCCACAGAAGTGGAACTCAAGGGCACCGCCCTGGCCCCCATGGCCGAGGGCGAGGCCAAGGTCAAGCACGAGGACGGCGGCCTCCAGGTCACCCTCAAGGTCAAGAACCTGCCCACGGCCTCCGGGTTCGGCGGCGAGTACCTCACCTACGTGCTCTGGGGCATCTCCCCCGAAGGCCGGCCCACCAACCTGGGCGAACTGGTCGTCAAGAAGGGCAAAGCCAAGGTCAAGGCCACGGAACCCATGCAGTCCTTCGGGCTGATCGTGACCGCCGAGCCCTACTTCGCCGTGACCCGGCCCAGCGACGCCGTGATCATGGAGAACGTCATGGGCAAGGAGACCAAGGGCCAGGTCGAGGTCATCGACGCCAAGTACGAGCTGCTCAAGCGCGGCCAGTACGCGTTGAACCTGCAGAACGCCGAACCCGTCCAGATGGACGGCAAGACGCCCTTCGAGGTCTACCAGGCCCGCAACGCCGTGAAGATTGCCAAGGGCGCCGGTGCCAACGCCTTCGCCCCGGAGGCCTACCTCAAGGCCGAGTCCTACCTCAAGCTGGCCGAGACGGACGAGGGCGGCAGGAAGGGCAGGGTCCTTAACGCCCGGGAAGCCGTGCAGCGCGCCGAGGACGCCCGGGCCATCGCGGCCACGCGCCAGGACGAGGAGCGGATCGCCATGGACAAGAGCCTGGCCCAGGGCCGGCTGGATGAGGCCAACCGCGCCACCCAGGTGGCCAACGCCAACGCCGCCACCGCCGCCCTGGATGCGGCCAGCGCCGCGGCCCAGGCCAAGGACGCCTCCAACCGCCAGGCCGAGGCCATGGCGAGCGAGAACGAGGGCCTCCGGACCCGGCTGATGGATCAGCTGAGCGCTGTCCTCAAGACCCGCTCCACTGCCCGCGGGCTCATCGTCAACATGTCGGGGATGCTCTTCCACACCGGCAAGTCGACCCTGGTTCCCGAAGCCCGGGAGAAGCTGGCCAAGGTCGCGGGCATCCTCTCGACCCACAAGGGCCTGCGGATCGAAGTGGACGGCTTCACGGACAGCACGGGCGGCGAGGCCTTCAACCAGAAGCTCTCCGAAGCCCGCGCCCAGACCACCCGCGAGTACCTCGTGAGCCAGGGCGTGGCGCCCGATGCCATCACCTCCAAGGGGTACGGCGAGGCGGACCCCATCGCCCCCAACACCACGGATACCGGCCGCAAGGAGAACCGGCGCGTGGAGCTGGTGGTCACCGGGGCTGGCATGGCGGAAGCCAAGTCCTAA
- a CDS encoding OmpA family protein produces the protein MKSQCLGLLALALAGGSFAAAQDPGWYLGANVGQARSRIDNGQITSSLLGAGFTTTGFREHERDLGYKVFAGYAFNRYFALEGGYFNLGKFDFRADTLPPGTLDGRLKAQGASLDGVVSLPFTDKFSAFGRLGVNYASVKDSFDGTGAVAITRPRLGKDRANYTFGGGLQYDFTRSVSLRAELERYRISDPVGTKGDLDLASLGLLVRFGRHAAVPAPAYVPPRAEVPAAVPAPAPPPPPPVRTQVYCSLLDLQFDIDSDDILREDKEKLAVVGRFMTTYPATTAVIEGHTDNVGTSEHNLKLSKGRADAVVAYLVDSLHIAPARLTAVGLGEANPLASNDTEEGKRQNRRIDAVIVCATDIEGLTVVPARITMAMVMEFDEDRAEVRPEYDSELLKVATFLKANPRVTATVEGHTANLKGDSARMAELSKLRALNVVDRLSTQFGIARDRLTAEGFSDERRYAYNSTFAGQQENRRVNIIFNYPK, from the coding sequence ATGAAATCGCAATGTCTCGGCCTACTGGCGCTGGCTCTCGCGGGGGGTTCCTTCGCGGCCGCCCAGGATCCCGGCTGGTACCTGGGGGCCAATGTCGGCCAGGCCCGTTCCCGGATCGACAACGGGCAGATCACGTCCAGCCTCCTGGGGGCCGGCTTCACCACCACCGGCTTCCGTGAGCACGAGCGCGACCTGGGCTACAAGGTCTTCGCAGGGTACGCGTTCAACCGTTACTTCGCCCTGGAGGGCGGCTACTTCAACCTCGGGAAATTCGATTTCCGCGCGGACACCCTGCCCCCGGGCACCCTGGACGGGCGCCTCAAGGCCCAGGGCGCCAGCCTCGACGGCGTGGTCAGCCTGCCCTTCACGGACAAATTCTCCGCCTTCGGCCGCCTCGGCGTGAACTACGCTTCGGTGAAGGATTCCTTCGACGGCACCGGCGCCGTGGCCATCACCCGCCCCCGGCTGGGCAAGGACCGGGCGAACTATACGTTCGGCGGCGGACTCCAGTACGATTTCACCCGGAGCGTCAGCCTGCGGGCCGAATTGGAACGCTATCGAATCTCGGATCCCGTCGGCACCAAGGGCGACCTGGACCTGGCCTCCCTGGGCCTGCTGGTCCGGTTCGGACGCCATGCGGCCGTTCCCGCGCCCGCCTACGTCCCCCCCAGGGCCGAAGTCCCCGCGGCGGTGCCGGCTCCGGCTCCGCCGCCGCCCCCTCCCGTCCGCACGCAGGTGTACTGCAGCCTCCTGGATCTCCAGTTCGACATCGACAGCGATGACATCCTGCGCGAGGACAAGGAGAAGCTGGCGGTCGTGGGCAGGTTCATGACCACGTATCCGGCCACCACGGCCGTGATCGAAGGCCACACCGACAACGTGGGCACCTCCGAGCACAACCTGAAGCTGAGCAAGGGCAGGGCGGACGCGGTGGTCGCCTACCTGGTGGACTCCCTGCACATCGCGCCGGCCCGGCTCACGGCCGTGGGCCTCGGCGAGGCGAACCCCCTCGCGAGCAACGACACCGAGGAGGGCAAGCGCCAGAACCGGCGCATCGACGCCGTCATCGTCTGCGCCACGGACATCGAGGGCCTCACGGTGGTTCCGGCCCGCATCACCATGGCCATGGTCATGGAGTTCGACGAGGATCGCGCCGAGGTGCGGCCCGAATACGACAGCGAGCTGCTCAAGGTGGCCACGTTCCTCAAGGCCAACCCCCGCGTGACCGCCACCGTCGAGGGGCACACCGCCAACCTCAAGGGCGACTCCGCCCGCATGGCCGAGCTCTCCAAGCTCAGGGCCCTGAACGTCGTGGATCGCCTCTCCACCCAATTCGGCATCGCCCGGGACCGCCTCACCGCCGAAGGCTTCAGCGACGAACGCCGCTACGCCTACAACTCCACCTTCGCGGGCCAGCAGGAGAACCGCAGGGTCAACATCATCTTCAATTACCCCAAATAG
- a CDS encoding lmo0937 family membrane protein produces MLWTLAVVLIVLWALGLVSSIALGGFIHLLLVVAVIVILIRVISGRRVG; encoded by the coding sequence ATGCTCTGGACCCTCGCAGTCGTTCTCATCGTGCTCTGGGCCCTGGGCCTGGTCAGTTCCATCGCCCTGGGCGGATTCATCCACCTGCTCCTCGTGGTGGCGGTCATCGTCATCCTCATCCGCGTCATCTCCGGACGTCGCGTCGGCTAG